GGGATCAAGGGACTCGTCGACCTCGCCCTTGTCGTGATAGCGCCGCTTGGGTTCGAAATAGAGGACGGGGTCGTCGCAGGAGATTGCCTGCTGGATCATGGTATGCGCGTCCTGCGGGTTGGAGACGCTCACCACCCGGAGCCCGGATGTATGGGTGAAGTAGGCCTCCGGCGATTCGGAGTGGTGTTCGGGCGAGCCGATTCCGCCCCCGAAGGGCACGCGGATGGTGATGGGCATCTTCACAGCGCCCTGGGTCCGGTAGTGCATCTTGGCGACCTGGCTGACGATCTGGTCGAAGGCCGGGTAGATGAAGCCGTCGAACTGGATTTCCACCACGGGCCGGTAGCCGCGGTAGGCCAGGCCGACGGCGGTGCCCACAATGGCCGACTCGGCCAGGGGCGTATCCACCACGCGGTGCTTGCCGAAGTCTTTCTGGAGGCCGTCGGTCACCCGGAACACACCGCCGAGGGTCCCGATGTCCTCCCCCAGCAGGATGACCTTGGGATCGTTCTCGAGTGATTTGCGCAGGCCGGCGTTAATGGCACGGGCAAACGTCATCTGGGTCATCAGCGTGCACCTTCTTCTGAAACGGCTCCTGCGGGATCACCAAAGGAAGCCAGGTAACGTGAGTAGTGGTCCTGCTGACGGTCCAGCCAGGTGTTCGGTGAGCTGTAGACATGCTTGAAAATATCCAGCGGCTCCGGGTCAGGCATGGTGGTGCAGCCCAAGCGCATCTCCCGGGCCACGGCATCCGCCTTCGCCTGGACGAGCTGCCGCAGTTCATCGGTGAGGAGGCCCTTGCGGTCCAGGAGGGACTCGAGGCGGGAAATGGGGTCCTTGGCTGCCCAGTCCTCCAACTCGTTGGCGTCGCGGTAGCGGGTGGGGTCATCGGCCGTGGTGTGCGGGCCCATGCGGTATGTGACGGCTTCGATGAAGGTCGGTCCGCCGCCGCGCCTGGCACGGTCAAGGGCAACGCGGGTCGCGGCCATCACGGCCAGGACATCGTTGCCGTCCACCCGCATGCTCGGAATGCCGAAGCCTGCAGCCCTGTCAGCAAGCTGGATGTGGGACTGCAACCGCACCGGCTCCGAAATGGCCCACTGGTTGTTCTGGCAGAAGAAGACCACGGGCGCCTGGAAGCTGGCAGCGAAGACCATGGCCTCATTGACGTCGCCTTCGCTGGTGGCACCATCGCCGAAGTAGGTGATGGCCACCGAATCCGCACCGTCGTTCTGGATTCCCATGGCATAGCCCGTGGCATGCAGGGTCTGCGCTCCAATGATGATCGTCGGCGTGGCCATGTTGATGGTGTAGGGATCCCACCCTGATGATGCGTTTCCCCGCCACACCCTGATGATGTCTGTCAGGCCCACGCCGCGGCAGTACGCCACCCCGTTTTCGCGGTAGCTGGAAAAGACAAAGTCGTCACCGCGCAAGGCCCTGCCTGAACCGATCTGGGACGCTTCCTGTCCCAGCAAAGGGGGCCAGAGAGCCAGCTCTCCTTGCCGCTGGAGTGCGGTTGCCTCCACATCGATCCGCCGGACAACCATCATGTCCTCGTACAGGGAGCACAGGGTTTCGTCAGTGATGTCCTGCACCCAGGGATCGAATTCCGGATGGCTGATCCGCTCCCCCGCGGGGGTGACCAGCTGGATCAGGTTCCCTTTTGGACCGCCGTGTTCTTCTGTGCTGTTGCCGGGGCCTCCGGCGCTTGGTCCGCCCTGGCCCGCTTCGTCTGTAGACACGATCGCCCGCCAACCTTCTCACGTCGTTTGACCGGCTCCTAGGGACTTGTGGTCCCGCCATTGCCGGCCGCCCGGGCACCGTTGCCCCGGTTAATTGTGACCCTACTCACAATGCTCAATGGGTACAACTACCGCGCGAATCGCTGAGCATAATGCTCTGTCTGGCGCCTCCGGACCGTGCTAGCGTTGCGCATTATGCAAGCTTTGGATGGCACTGATACCCGGCTGCTTTCGGCCCTGGCACGGGACCCCCGGCGCACGGTCGTGGCGCTCGCGCAGAAGCTTGGCCTGTCCCGGAACACGGTCCAGGCCAGGATGGCCCAGCTGGAGAAAAAACACGTCTTCCTGTCTTTTGAGCGGCGCATTAATCCGGTGTCACTTGGATATCCCTTGATGGCATTCATCTCGGTCCATGTGCAGCAGCAGAAGCTGGGCCAACTGGCCAGGGACCTGGCCGGCGTCCCTGAAATCCTTGAAGGATACGGCCTTACCGGTTCCGCCGACCTTCTGCTGCGGGTCGTGGCGCTGGACGCTGAAGACCTGTTCAGGATCAACGGCAAGATCCTGGCGTGCGACGGGGTGGAACGGACCGACACGGCACTGGCCATGAGCGAGCTCATTCCTTTCCGTATCCAGCCGCTGCTGGAGCGGAGGTCCGCAGAGGGCTAGGACACTGCTGGCAGACCGCGGCTCATTGACCTGAAGGACCCAGTCAGGACGCCGCCCCGGATTCCGGGTTATAGGCTGGTGCAGGTTGAATACAGGGGGCGCCGCACAGGGGTCCCTGCAATAAGGCAGCGCCCCGCCCTGCCGGAAAGGCTCCATCTTGGGCATTCCTCCGGAACCGCACCGGCCGCCGCGCCAGCCTGACACGGTGCCGCCGGCACAGCAGCACCCGGCAGAGCCGCCAGAACAGGAGCCCCTGGCAGAGCCACTGGAACAGCAGTTCCAGCCGAATGCAGCAGCCCCCGACGCACCCCGATTCCGGCGTCGGTATGTGGCACCGGGCAACTTCGCCACTGCGGGCAAGGATAGTTCCCCTTTCGGGCTCCCGGGCCGGCCACGGGGCAACGGCCGCAGAAAGCTGTGGACGGTCCTGGGAATCGTGGGCGGTGCGCTCCTCCTGGTGATCATCGGAGTAGTCATCCTGGTCAACGTGGCGGGCGGAGCGACCAACAAGGCCAGGGGCCTGGCAGACAACTTCACGAAACTGGTCATCGCGGGCGAAAGCTCCCGGGCCTACGACGACTATCTGGACCCCGCGCTGAAGGAACAGCTGTCGAAGGAGGACTTCATCGCCGGCGTCCAAAGCCTGCAGATGGACGATACCTGCAAGACCGCCTATGACAACCTCAAGGTCAGCTCGGACAACGGCACCAATGCGGCCGAGGTGACAGGTCACATCTCCTGTAAAGGCGATAAGAACATTGACCTGGCATATCGCTTTGCCGGCAGGGACGAGCTCAGGATGATGGACATCAAACTGAAGCCCAAGGTGTAGCCCCGGCATCTGCCGAAAACTTCACCCATCCGCGCCAGCCCGTGCCCCGAATTGCTTCCTGAGGATCCCGTCCGGGATCCCGTAGTCAGGCGGGACCGAATCGTCCTGCCTTACCGGAAGGACTCGGCCATGCGCACATCCCCGAACCGTCTTATCGCCACCGTTTTCGGCGCCGTTTACCTGCTTGTCGGCCTTCTCGGCTTCGCGGTAACCTCCGGCGTCGGCTTTTTCGCGACCGAGGGCAACAACCTCATCATTTTCGAAGTCAACCCGCTGCACAACGTCATCCACCTCGCCATCGGTGCGGCCCTGCTGTCCGCCGGCCTCAAGAACACCACTACGGCCCGCACAGTGAACGCCGCCGTGGGCGGGGTGTACCTCCTGGTCGGTGTAGTCGGTCTGTTCCTCCTGTCATCGCCGCTGAACATCATTGCCCTCAATGGCGCTGACAACGTGCTGCACCTCGCCAGCGCCGTCCTCCTCCTCGGCGTGGGCCTGTCCCTGGACAAGTCCCCCGCCACTGCCCGGGCCTAGCGGCCATGGCGCCCGTGCCGGCGGAGGGGTCGGCCGCGATCGCTGTCCGGCTCTTCGCCGGCTTCGCAGGATTCGGGGCAGGGGCAGTGAACCTGGCCCTCTCGTCCAGCCTCCTGGTGGCGCCGGCAGGAGGCGGCACTCCCCTGCAGGCCGCATCGGGGATCCTCGCAGGACTGTGGGGAACCGCGCTTATCCTGGCGGCAGTTCTTTCGCTGTATCGCGCCCGCGTTCCGGCAGGTCCAGGCTGGTTCGCTCTGCTGGCGGCGGCTGCGGGGATCCACGCGGCTGCCCTCCTGCTAAGCCGCGGACCCGCTTCCAGCCTCAACATCAGCCATCTCGCGGCCCTGCTGCTGACACTGATGATTGTCGCTTCGACCGCCTGGCTTGGCAGGCAACGAACGGGGCACGACGACGGCGGGGCTCCCGCCGTCGTCCGGCCGGGAGTGCTGTTGCTGGCGGCCTTCGGCGGCGCCGTACTGGTTGCCGGAATCGCGACGCCGGGCCTTGCCGCTTCCGCTGCCGGCCAGTATGCCGTTCCCCATGGCCAGCACGGGGAGCCGGCCGTGCCAGGTGACCATAATCCGGGCCATCATCAGCAGTGACCACATGCCGGTCCAGAAGCTGCAAACGGAAAGAGTCCCTGTGGCTCGCGAGCTGTCCGCTCCACAGGGACTCTTTCCGTTCCTCAACTGCTCAGCTCACGGCTGACGGACCTCCGGGCGTCAGTGGTTGACCGCCTTCTCGGCGCCCACTCCCGTGAGTGACCTGACTTCCATCTCAGCCTGCTTGGCGATGTCCTCACGCTTCTTGTCAAGAACCGTGCCAAGCCAGCCCAGCAGGAACGCCAGCGGAATGGACACTATGCCCGGGTTGCTCAACGGGAAGAGGGCGAAATTTGCACCCGGAATCATGGACGTCTTGGCGCCGGAAACCACCGGCGAGAAGATGATCAGGATGATCGCCGAACCCAGGCCGCCGTACATGCTCCACACGGCGCCCTGGGTGGTGAACCTGCGCCAGAACAGCGAGTAGACAATGGTGGGCAGGTTTGCCGAGGCGGCCACGGCGAAGGCGAGCGCCACGAGGAAGGCAACGTTCTGGCCGTTGGCGAAGATGCCGCCCAGGATCGCCAGCACGCCGATGACCACCACGGTCCGACGCGCCACCTTCACTTCAGTGTCGGCGTCGGCCTTCCCCTTGGAGATGACGCTGGCGTAGATGTCATGGGCGAAGGAGGCGGCTGCGGTGATTGTCAGGCCGGCCACCACTGCCAGGATAGTGGCGAAAGCAACCGCGGAAATGAAGCCCAGGAGCAGCGGTCCACCGAGGTGGAAGGCAAGCAGCGGGGCCGCTGAGTTGACGCCGCCCGGCGCCGCCTTGATCGTTTCTGCGCCCACCAGCGCTGCAGCGCCGTAGCCCAGGACCAGAGTGAACAGGTAGAAAAGGCCGATCAGGCCAATGGACCACACCACGGATTTGCGGGCTTCCTTGGCGGTCGGAACCGTATAGAAGCGCATCAGCACGTGCGGCAGGGCAGCGGTGCCCAGAACCAGCGCCAGGCCCAGGGACATGAAGTCCAGCTTCGACGTTTCGGTCTTGCCGTACTGCAGGCCCGGGTTGAGCATGTTCGGGTTGCCCGAGGTCTCCACGGCGCCGCCCAGCAGGTCGGAGAGGTTGAAGCCGTAGATGGCGAGGACCCAGAAGGTCATCACGGCGGCGCCGGCAATCAGGAGCATTGCCTTGATGATCTGGACCCAGGTGGTGCCCTTCATTCCGCCGATCAGTACGTACATGATCATCAGGGCGCCGACGACGATAATTACCAGCGCCTGTCCGCCCCAGTCGCTAATGCCCAGGAGCAGGGAGATCAAGCTGCCGGCGCCCGCCATCTGCGCCAGCAGGTAGAAGAAGCAGACGGCAAGTGTGGAGATGGCAGCGGCAATCCTGACCGGACGCTGTTTTAGCCGGAAGGAGAGCACATCGGCCATGGTGAACTTCCCGGTATTGCGGAGCAGTTCGGCGACGAGCAACAG
Above is a window of Arthrobacter pascens DNA encoding:
- a CDS encoding DUF4383 domain-containing protein; the protein is MRTSPNRLIATVFGAVYLLVGLLGFAVTSGVGFFATEGNNLIIFEVNPLHNVIHLAIGAALLSAGLKNTTTARTVNAAVGGVYLLVGVVGLFLLSSPLNIIALNGADNVLHLASAVLLLGVGLSLDKSPATARA
- the pdhA gene encoding pyruvate dehydrogenase (acetyl-transferring) E1 component subunit alpha, with the translated sequence MSTDEAGQGGPSAGGPGNSTEEHGGPKGNLIQLVTPAGERISHPEFDPWVQDITDETLCSLYEDMMVVRRIDVEATALQRQGELALWPPLLGQEASQIGSGRALRGDDFVFSSYRENGVAYCRGVGLTDIIRVWRGNASSGWDPYTINMATPTIIIGAQTLHATGYAMGIQNDGADSVAITYFGDGATSEGDVNEAMVFAASFQAPVVFFCQNNQWAISEPVRLQSHIQLADRAAGFGIPSMRVDGNDVLAVMAATRVALDRARRGGGPTFIEAVTYRMGPHTTADDPTRYRDANELEDWAAKDPISRLESLLDRKGLLTDELRQLVQAKADAVAREMRLGCTTMPDPEPLDIFKHVYSSPNTWLDRQQDHYSRYLASFGDPAGAVSEEGAR
- a CDS encoding alpha-ketoacid dehydrogenase subunit beta; its protein translation is MTQMTFARAINAGLRKSLENDPKVILLGEDIGTLGGVFRVTDGLQKDFGKHRVVDTPLAESAIVGTAVGLAYRGYRPVVEIQFDGFIYPAFDQIVSQVAKMHYRTQGAVKMPITIRVPFGGGIGSPEHHSESPEAYFTHTSGLRVVSVSNPQDAHTMIQQAISCDDPVLYFEPKRRYHDKGEVDESLDPGSALPMDKARVLTEGADVTLVAYGPLVKTARDAATAAADEGISIEVIDLRSLAPVDYATLEASVRKTGRLVVTHEAGQSGGLGAEVAASITERCFYHLEAAPVRVTGFDIPYPYSKLEMHHLPGLDRILDGVDRALGRPNSLSGLEG
- a CDS encoding solute symporter family protein; translated protein: MIGIATAVDVADLKETTLLNMGIFGLFVAVTMVIVVRASRNNKTAADYYAAGRSFTGPQNGTAIAGDYLSAASFLGITGAIAINGYDGFMYSIGFLVAWLVALLLVAELLRNTGKFTMADVLSFRLKQRPVRIAAAISTLAVCFFYLLAQMAGAGSLISLLLGISDWGGQALVIIVVGALMIMYVLIGGMKGTTWVQIIKAMLLIAGAAVMTFWVLAIYGFNLSDLLGGAVETSGNPNMLNPGLQYGKTETSKLDFMSLGLALVLGTAALPHVLMRFYTVPTAKEARKSVVWSIGLIGLFYLFTLVLGYGAAALVGAETIKAAPGGVNSAAPLLAFHLGGPLLLGFISAVAFATILAVVAGLTITAAASFAHDIYASVISKGKADADTEVKVARRTVVVIGVLAILGGIFANGQNVAFLVALAFAVAASANLPTIVYSLFWRRFTTQGAVWSMYGGLGSAIILIIFSPVVSGAKTSMIPGANFALFPLSNPGIVSIPLAFLLGWLGTVLDKKREDIAKQAEMEVRSLTGVGAEKAVNH
- a CDS encoding Lrp/AsnC family transcriptional regulator, with the translated sequence MQALDGTDTRLLSALARDPRRTVVALAQKLGLSRNTVQARMAQLEKKHVFLSFERRINPVSLGYPLMAFISVHVQQQKLGQLARDLAGVPEILEGYGLTGSADLLLRVVALDAEDLFRINGKILACDGVERTDTALAMSELIPFRIQPLLERRSAEG